One genomic region from Myxococcales bacterium encodes:
- the gmd gene encoding GDP-mannose 4,6-dehydratase has protein sequence MPRALITGITGQDGSYLAELLLDKGYEVHGLVRRASTFNTERIDPVRDRLSLHYGDLVDSASLQSVIRTVDPDEVYNLAAQSHVRVSFEMPEYTADVTGSGVCRLLEALRSFGKKTARFYQASSSELYGKVEDVPQTEQTRFHPRSPYAAAKAYAFYITQNYREGYGMHASNGILFNHESPRRGENFVTRKVTRAIGRILTGKQKHLALGNLEAKRDWGFAGDYVAAMWLMLQQPEPDDYVIATGETHSVREFLDVAFGCVGLKWTDYVTYDDRQLRPAEVDLLIGNAAKARRVLGWKPSVGFEQLVKMMVDADVARARREASNS, from the coding sequence GCTCTCATCACCGGAATCACCGGTCAAGACGGCTCGTACCTGGCGGAGTTGCTCCTCGACAAGGGCTACGAGGTGCACGGGCTCGTCCGTCGCGCGAGCACGTTCAACACGGAGCGCATCGACCCGGTGCGTGATCGCCTCTCCCTTCACTACGGCGACCTGGTGGATTCGGCATCGCTTCAGAGCGTGATTCGAACGGTGGACCCCGACGAGGTCTACAACCTCGCAGCGCAGAGCCATGTCCGCGTCAGCTTTGAAATGCCTGAGTACACGGCGGACGTCACCGGCTCCGGAGTGTGCCGCCTGCTCGAGGCGCTCCGTTCGTTTGGAAAGAAGACCGCACGTTTCTATCAGGCGTCGTCATCAGAGCTCTACGGCAAGGTCGAGGACGTCCCTCAGACGGAACAGACCCGTTTCCACCCCCGAAGCCCCTACGCGGCCGCAAAAGCCTATGCGTTCTACATCACGCAGAACTACCGGGAGGGCTACGGGATGCACGCGAGCAACGGCATTCTCTTCAATCACGAGAGTCCGCGACGGGGCGAAAACTTCGTGACGAGAAAGGTCACGCGCGCCATCGGGCGCATCCTGACGGGCAAACAAAAGCACCTGGCGCTCGGAAACCTCGAGGCAAAACGCGATTGGGGATTTGCCGGTGACTACGTTGCCGCCATGTGGCTCATGCTGCAGCAGCCCGAACCCGACGACTACGTCATCGCCACCGGCGAGACGCACAGCGTGCGAGAATTCTTGGACGTCGCGTTTGGTTGCGTGGGTCTCAAGTGGACCGACTACGTCACCTACGACGATCGGCAACTCAGACCCGCCGAAGTAGACCTCCTCATCGGCAACGCAGCGAAGGCGCGCAGGGTCCTCGGTTGGAAGCCGTCGGTTGGTTTCGAACAGCTTGTCAAGATGATGGTCGACGCGGACGTGGCCCGCGCCCGACGAGAGGCCAGCAACAGTTGA